In Cotesia glomerata isolate CgM1 linkage group LG1, MPM_Cglom_v2.3, whole genome shotgun sequence, one genomic interval encodes:
- the LOC123265649 gene encoding kinectin isoform X8 — protein sequence MDSQTILIYAGVVVVSAAVILLVSIFGIKEKSYEEAIAEQRKFPDDLLLGKKDKGKDKKHKSKTGKKVKEKKDEKDDKSDDKSEHVQFEENPQILPTEINVHKENLQQAIQSESMTGKSSPKETPTKSKKNVVKEPVKKKDESKDEKQELTPAMQQATKALVVLSATAHIAKESKETPQKEIQQQQLQMQPKDTISVQQSNKEANKKNKKKNDILAQIGGDKDGIHVSLLMPLVQKAELSRSEIQILIDLLLNKQLDNPQEVAEWTEGRADPVIKLKKQLSEKEKALSEEHEASLTYQNKVKELRAELNSERSKSSGTIKQLEESLNAKTTEAQTLHTRMQHILETHAAEKQGFARQIEQLQAKVNEDAAIIHKMQEDQGQTQGHLQQEIIAQRKQLDMQFAQMRDNENALKAQLAQKHVEIEQLQNVNMSVTQELQATCESSTAEIEILRQQLGMMQDQCMHVEGQLQNLRDAEIRIQDMARQLEESHRANADLDHRLKNIHRHEQELQKQVHSLQNELKIVKAEAGDATALNGELNKVQTELNKLKSDLSVSQNEAKTEAIEVTNLKNLLGDKEEEIKKLQLEAQKTGAVVKNLESALNDARNELSKARTELAKALEDLKQEKNRVKNLTDELKNVKSLENNQEASGDIKLLKAEIEQLQNGDKKSSAIHLEIIKLQEENERLKHLQQNQDDNSQIDALKNELKIKQGEFNQLKAQVEALQRDANNHSSTAKRLQEDLEAQRLKNNELRTKNWKVMEALSAAESRVKSDPRKSSDDSFEMVRTKEQEITKSLLQRIFPEINVSEKSFDKWLETFEERVQVVLQDNKNTLETQDINSDLEKQNKTLQGLVAHYKQIIIDTEGMLNNLQNNVESEESRWKADLRQKENEVISLRLELQEINNKTTLNDKIHEQRETCHHSDGVEFAFSCIEKSLPNITKELQEKISQLESRLKGEEAQKEKANLVTVKTTYTSPIQKANFAKVEQLQEENQRLSQDLETERAKNETLDGELSKLRTLVEKSEAILSQEKISVSKLEEEVCRLKNEAIGACSSVDQSSTVNGPPSSDCNKPEQMRATQSLLAAIEKNLFGNPESENCSITSSKLVVESQQDNNRDSFTSELNSDNCHTAAYDVQPINDQQHKKHKKKRKSTKKATSKRRRFAGWFRKKVTSRIKLR from the exons ATGGATTCACAAACGATACTGATCTATGCTGGTGTGGTGGTTGTTTCTGCGGCTGTTATTTTGCTGGTATCAATTTTtggtattaaagaaaaatcttaCGAAGAAGCTATCGCCGAACAACGTAAATTTCCTGATGACTTACTACTAG GTAAAAAAGACAAGGGTAAAGATAAAAAGCATAAAAGTAAAACGGGTAAAAAAGTTAAAGAGAAGAAAGATGAAAAAGATGATAAGTCGGATGATAAATCGGAGCATGTTCAGTTTGAAGAAAATCCTCAAATTTTACCAACTGAAATTAATGTTCAT AAGGAAAATCTCCAGCAAGCGATTCAGTCAGAATCGATGACAGGAAAATCATCCCCAAAAGAAACACCGACTAAATCTAAGAAGAATGTTGTCAAGGAGCCCGTTAAAAAAAAGGACGAATCTAAAGACGAAAAACAAGAATTGACTCCGGCCATGCAGCAGGCAACTAAAGCTTTAGTGGTGCTTTCAGCAACTGCCCACATTGCAAAAGAATCTAAAGAAACTCCACAAAAAGAAATTCAACAACAGCAACTGCAAATGCAACCAAAAGATACAATTTCAGTTCAGCAGTCTAATAAAGaggctaataaaaaaaataaaaagaaaaatgacaTCCTGGCTCAAATAG GCGGCGATAAAGATGGAATTCATGTGTCTTTATTGATGCCGTTGGTACAAAAAGCCGAATTGAGTCGCTCTGAAATCCAAATTCTCATTGATTTGCTGTTAAACAAGCAATTGGACAATCCACAAGAGGTTGCTGAGTGGACTGAGGGCCGTGCTGATccggtaataaaattaaagaaacaaCTGAGTGAAAAAGAAAAAGCTCTGTCTGAAGAACATGAAGCCAGCCTGACTTACCAGAATAAAGTTAAAGAACTGAGGGCTGAATTAAACTCCGAAAGGTCCAAGTCCTCTGGTACCATTAAGCAACTTGAAGAGAGCCTCAATGCCAAAACAACCGAGGCACAAACACTCCACACTCGCATGCAACACATACTTGAAACTCACGCCGCGGAAAAACAGGGTTTCGCCCGTCAAATAGAACAACTACAAGCTAAGGTCAATGAAGACGCCgctattattcataaaatgcAGGAAGATCAAGGCCAGACACAAGGACATCTTCAGCAGGAAATAATAGCTCAGCGTAAACAGCTAGACATGCAGTTTGCTCAAATGCGTGACAATGAGAATGCCTTGAAGGCACAGCTGGCCCAGAAACACGTTGAGATTGAGCAATTGCAGAATGTAAACATGAGTGTTACTCAAGAGCTCCAGGCGACCTGTGAGAGTAGCACAGCTGAGATTGAAATTCTTAGACAACAGCTTGGTATGATGCAGGATCAGTGTATGCACGTGGAAGGACAATTACAGAATTTGCGTGATGCTGAAATACGTATTCAAGATATGGCACGGCAACTCGAGGAATCACATCGCGCCAATGCTGATCTTGATCATCGGCTGAAAAATATTCATCGTCATGAGCAAGAGTTGCAGAAGCAGGTTCACTCACTCCAGAATGAATTGAAAATTGTCAAAGCTGAGGCTGGCGACGCTACTGCTTTAAATGGAGAGTTAAACAAAGTTCAAACGGAATTGAATAAACTTAAGTCTGATTTATCTGTGTCCCAAAATGAAGCCAAAACAGAAGCTATAGAAGTaactaatttgaaaaatttattgggtgataaagaggaggaaattaaaaaacttcaacTAGAAGCACAAAAAACTGGCGCCGTTGTTAAGAATTTAGAATCGGCTTTGAATGATGCTAGAAACGAATTGAGTAAAGCCCGTACTGAGCTGGCTAAAGCCCTCGAAGATTTGAAACAGGAAAAGAACAGAGTTAAGAATCTTACCgatgaattgaaaaatgttaaatcacTGGAGAACAACCAAGAAGCCAGTggtgatattaaattattgaaagcCGAAATAGAACAACTGCAGAATGGTGACAAAAAATCAAGCGCCATTCatcttgaaataattaaactgCAGGAAGAAAATGAGCGACTTAAACATTTACAGCAGAATCAAGATGATAATAGCCAGATTGACGCTTTAAAGAATGAGTTGAAGATTAAACAGGGTGaatttaatcaacttaaaGCTCAAGTCGAGGCTCTGCAACGCGACGCTAATAATCACTCGAGTACAGCTAAGCGATTGCAAGAAGACTTGGAGGCCCAGCGATTAAAGAACAAC GAATTACGCACTAAGAACTGGAAAGTGATGGAAGCTCTTTCAGCCGCCGAGTCGCGTGTTAAATCTGATCCCAGGAAATCCAGTGAC GACAGCTTTGAGATGGTGAGAACTAAAGAACAGGAAATAACAAAATCACTGCTCCAAAGGATATTCCCCGAGATAAACGTTTCAGAAAAATCTTTTGATAAATGGCTGGAGACTTTCGAGGAACGTGTACAAGTTGTTTTACAAGATAACAAAAATACTCTTGAGACACAAGATATTAATTCTGATttagaaaaacaaaataaaactctACAGGGCTTGGTTGCTCattacaaacaaattattatcgATACa GAGGGAATGCTTAATAATCTTCAAAATAATGTAGAGTCTGAAGAATCAAGATGGAAAGCAGACTTACGACAAAAAGAAAACGAAGTTATTAGTCTAAGATTAGAAttacaagaaattaataataaaacaacacTTAACGATAAG ATTCACGAACAAAGGGAAACGTGTCATCACAGTGATGGAGTTGAATTTGCATTTAGTTGCATAGAAAAATCTCTACCTAACATCACTAAAGAG cttcaagaaaaaatttcacagttAGAATCAAGATTGAAGGGAGAGGAagcacagaaagaaaaagcCAATTTAGTAACAGTAAAAACAACTTACACGTCACCTATTCAAAAAGCTAATTTTGCCAAAGTTGAACAACTACAagag gaaaatCAGAGATTATCGCAAGATTTAGAGACTGAACGTGCAAAGAATGAAACTTTAGACGGTGAATTGAGTAAATTGCGGACGCTGGTTGAAAAAAGCGAAGCTATTCTAAGCCAAGAGAAAATCTCGGTCTCAAAACTAGAGGAAGAAGTCTGTCGATTGaag aatGAAGCTATCGGTGCTTGCAGTAGTGTGGATCAGTCTTCAACAGTGAACGGGCCTCCGTCGTCCGACTGCAATAAGCCGGAG CAGATGAGAGCGACCCAGTCTTTGTTAGCTGCGATAGAAAAAAACCTTTTCGGAAACCCGGAATCTGAAAACTGTTCCATAACCAGCTCCAAATTGGTTGTTGAGTCACAACAAGATAACAACCGTGACTCGTTTACCTCCGAATTAAATTCCGATAATTGTCATACGGCTGCTTATGACGTACAACCTATTAACGATCAACAACATAAAAAACACAAGAAAAAGAGGAAG TCCACAAAGAAAGCCACTTCAAAGCGGCGCAGATTCGCAG ggtGGTTCAGGAAAAAAGTAACATCTAGAATTAAACTGCGCTAG
- the LOC123265649 gene encoding kinectin isoform X12, whose protein sequence is MDSQTILIYAGVVVVSAAVILLVSIFGIKEKSYEEAIAEQRKFPDDLLLGKKDKGKDKKHKSKTGKKVKEKKDEKDDKSDDKSEHVQFEENPQILPTEINVHDVSKGNKKKSKPEKVKPILVNKDESPVVVTESIASQPPLVNVNHFDVIHPKDDLELIRSQSKENLQQAIQSESMTGKSSPKETPTKSKKNVVKEPVKKKDESKDEKQELTPAMQQATKALVVLSATAHIAKESKETPQKEIQQQQLQMQPKDTISVQQSNKEANKKNKKKNDILAQIGGDKDGIHVSLLMPLVQKAELSRSEIQILIDLLLNKQLDNPQEVAEWTEGRADPVIKLKKQLSEKEKALSEEHEASLTYQNKVKELRAELNSERSKSSGTIKQLEESLNAKTTEAQTLHTRMQHILETHAAEKQGFARQIEQLQAKVNEDAAIIHKMQEDQGQTQGHLQQEIIAQRKQLDMQFAQMRDNENALKAQLAQKHVEIEQLQNVNMSVTQELQATCESSTAEIEILRQQLGMMQDQCMHVEGQLQNLRDAEIRIQDMARQLEESHRANADLDHRLKNIHRHEQELQKQVHSLQNELKIVKAEAGDATALNGELNKVQTELNKLKSDLSVSQNEAKTEAIEVTNLKNLLGDKEEEIKKLQLEAQKTGAVVKNLESALNDARNELSKARTELAKALEDLKQEKNRVKNLTDELKNVKSLENNQEASGDIKLLKAEIEQLQNGDKKSSAIHLEIIKLQEENERLKHLQQNQDDNSQIDALKNELKIKQGEFNQLKAQVEALQRDANNHSSTAKRLQEDLEAQRLKNNELRTKNWKVMEALSAAESRVKSDPRKSSDDSFEMVRTKEQEITKSLLQRIFPEINVSEKSFDKWLETFEERVQVVLQDNKNTLETQDINSDLEKQNKTLQGLVAHYKQIIIDTEGMLNNLQNNVESEESRWKADLRQKENEVISLRLELQEINNKTTLNDKLQEKISQLESRLKGEEAQKEKANLVTVKTTYTSPIQKANFAKVEQLQEENQRLSQDLETERAKNETLDGELSKLRTLVEKSEAILSQEKISVSKLEEEVCRLKNEAIGACSSVDQSSTVNGPPSSDCNKPEQMRATQSLLAAIEKNLFGNPESENCSITSSKLVVESQQDNNRDSFTSELNSDNCHTAAYDVQPINDQQHKKHKKKRKSTKKATSKRRRFAGWFRKKVTSRIKLR, encoded by the exons ATGGATTCACAAACGATACTGATCTATGCTGGTGTGGTGGTTGTTTCTGCGGCTGTTATTTTGCTGGTATCAATTTTtggtattaaagaaaaatcttaCGAAGAAGCTATCGCCGAACAACGTAAATTTCCTGATGACTTACTACTAG GTAAAAAAGACAAGGGTAAAGATAAAAAGCATAAAAGTAAAACGGGTAAAAAAGTTAAAGAGAAGAAAGATGAAAAAGATGATAAGTCGGATGATAAATCGGAGCATGTTCAGTTTGAAGAAAATCCTCAAATTTTACCAACTGAAATTAATGTTCAT GATGTTAGCAAGGGGAATAAGAAGAAGAGCAAGCCTGAAAAGGTAAAGCCAATCCTTGTAAATAAGGATGAGTCACCGGTTGTTGTGACTGAGTCAATAGCTTCGCAGCCTCCCTTGGTAAATGTCAATCATTTTGATGTCATTCACCCAAAGGACGACCTTGAATTAATTCGGAGTCAAAGT AAGGAAAATCTCCAGCAAGCGATTCAGTCAGAATCGATGACAGGAAAATCATCCCCAAAAGAAACACCGACTAAATCTAAGAAGAATGTTGTCAAGGAGCCCGTTAAAAAAAAGGACGAATCTAAAGACGAAAAACAAGAATTGACTCCGGCCATGCAGCAGGCAACTAAAGCTTTAGTGGTGCTTTCAGCAACTGCCCACATTGCAAAAGAATCTAAAGAAACTCCACAAAAAGAAATTCAACAACAGCAACTGCAAATGCAACCAAAAGATACAATTTCAGTTCAGCAGTCTAATAAAGaggctaataaaaaaaataaaaagaaaaatgacaTCCTGGCTCAAATAG GCGGCGATAAAGATGGAATTCATGTGTCTTTATTGATGCCGTTGGTACAAAAAGCCGAATTGAGTCGCTCTGAAATCCAAATTCTCATTGATTTGCTGTTAAACAAGCAATTGGACAATCCACAAGAGGTTGCTGAGTGGACTGAGGGCCGTGCTGATccggtaataaaattaaagaaacaaCTGAGTGAAAAAGAAAAAGCTCTGTCTGAAGAACATGAAGCCAGCCTGACTTACCAGAATAAAGTTAAAGAACTGAGGGCTGAATTAAACTCCGAAAGGTCCAAGTCCTCTGGTACCATTAAGCAACTTGAAGAGAGCCTCAATGCCAAAACAACCGAGGCACAAACACTCCACACTCGCATGCAACACATACTTGAAACTCACGCCGCGGAAAAACAGGGTTTCGCCCGTCAAATAGAACAACTACAAGCTAAGGTCAATGAAGACGCCgctattattcataaaatgcAGGAAGATCAAGGCCAGACACAAGGACATCTTCAGCAGGAAATAATAGCTCAGCGTAAACAGCTAGACATGCAGTTTGCTCAAATGCGTGACAATGAGAATGCCTTGAAGGCACAGCTGGCCCAGAAACACGTTGAGATTGAGCAATTGCAGAATGTAAACATGAGTGTTACTCAAGAGCTCCAGGCGACCTGTGAGAGTAGCACAGCTGAGATTGAAATTCTTAGACAACAGCTTGGTATGATGCAGGATCAGTGTATGCACGTGGAAGGACAATTACAGAATTTGCGTGATGCTGAAATACGTATTCAAGATATGGCACGGCAACTCGAGGAATCACATCGCGCCAATGCTGATCTTGATCATCGGCTGAAAAATATTCATCGTCATGAGCAAGAGTTGCAGAAGCAGGTTCACTCACTCCAGAATGAATTGAAAATTGTCAAAGCTGAGGCTGGCGACGCTACTGCTTTAAATGGAGAGTTAAACAAAGTTCAAACGGAATTGAATAAACTTAAGTCTGATTTATCTGTGTCCCAAAATGAAGCCAAAACAGAAGCTATAGAAGTaactaatttgaaaaatttattgggtgataaagaggaggaaattaaaaaacttcaacTAGAAGCACAAAAAACTGGCGCCGTTGTTAAGAATTTAGAATCGGCTTTGAATGATGCTAGAAACGAATTGAGTAAAGCCCGTACTGAGCTGGCTAAAGCCCTCGAAGATTTGAAACAGGAAAAGAACAGAGTTAAGAATCTTACCgatgaattgaaaaatgttaaatcacTGGAGAACAACCAAGAAGCCAGTggtgatattaaattattgaaagcCGAAATAGAACAACTGCAGAATGGTGACAAAAAATCAAGCGCCATTCatcttgaaataattaaactgCAGGAAGAAAATGAGCGACTTAAACATTTACAGCAGAATCAAGATGATAATAGCCAGATTGACGCTTTAAAGAATGAGTTGAAGATTAAACAGGGTGaatttaatcaacttaaaGCTCAAGTCGAGGCTCTGCAACGCGACGCTAATAATCACTCGAGTACAGCTAAGCGATTGCAAGAAGACTTGGAGGCCCAGCGATTAAAGAACAAC GAATTACGCACTAAGAACTGGAAAGTGATGGAAGCTCTTTCAGCCGCCGAGTCGCGTGTTAAATCTGATCCCAGGAAATCCAGTGAC GACAGCTTTGAGATGGTGAGAACTAAAGAACAGGAAATAACAAAATCACTGCTCCAAAGGATATTCCCCGAGATAAACGTTTCAGAAAAATCTTTTGATAAATGGCTGGAGACTTTCGAGGAACGTGTACAAGTTGTTTTACAAGATAACAAAAATACTCTTGAGACACAAGATATTAATTCTGATttagaaaaacaaaataaaactctACAGGGCTTGGTTGCTCattacaaacaaattattatcgATACa GAGGGAATGCTTAATAATCTTCAAAATAATGTAGAGTCTGAAGAATCAAGATGGAAAGCAGACTTACGACAAAAAGAAAACGAAGTTATTAGTCTAAGATTAGAAttacaagaaattaataataaaacaacacTTAACGATAAG cttcaagaaaaaatttcacagttAGAATCAAGATTGAAGGGAGAGGAagcacagaaagaaaaagcCAATTTAGTAACAGTAAAAACAACTTACACGTCACCTATTCAAAAAGCTAATTTTGCCAAAGTTGAACAACTACAagag gaaaatCAGAGATTATCGCAAGATTTAGAGACTGAACGTGCAAAGAATGAAACTTTAGACGGTGAATTGAGTAAATTGCGGACGCTGGTTGAAAAAAGCGAAGCTATTCTAAGCCAAGAGAAAATCTCGGTCTCAAAACTAGAGGAAGAAGTCTGTCGATTGaag aatGAAGCTATCGGTGCTTGCAGTAGTGTGGATCAGTCTTCAACAGTGAACGGGCCTCCGTCGTCCGACTGCAATAAGCCGGAG CAGATGAGAGCGACCCAGTCTTTGTTAGCTGCGATAGAAAAAAACCTTTTCGGAAACCCGGAATCTGAAAACTGTTCCATAACCAGCTCCAAATTGGTTGTTGAGTCACAACAAGATAACAACCGTGACTCGTTTACCTCCGAATTAAATTCCGATAATTGTCATACGGCTGCTTATGACGTACAACCTATTAACGATCAACAACATAAAAAACACAAGAAAAAGAGGAAG TCCACAAAGAAAGCCACTTCAAAGCGGCGCAGATTCGCAG ggtGGTTCAGGAAAAAAGTAACATCTAGAATTAAACTGCGCTAG
- the LOC123265649 gene encoding kinectin isoform X3, with translation MDSQTILIYAGVVVVSAAVILLVSIFGIKEKSYEEAIAEQRKFPDDLLLGKKDKGKDKKHKSKTGKKVKEKKDEKDDKSDDKSEHVQFEENPQILPTEINVHDVSKGNKKKSKPEKVKPILVNKDESPVVVTESIASQPPLVNVNHFDVIHPKDDLELIRSQSKENLQQAIQSESMTGKSSPKETPTKSKKNVVKEPVKKKDESKDEKQELTPAMQQATKALVVLSATAHIAKESKETPQKEIQQQQLQMQPKDTISVQQSNKEANKKNKKKNDILAQIGGDKDGIHVSLLMPLVQKAELSRSEIQILIDLLLNKQLDNPQEVAEWTEGRADPVIKLKKQLSEKEKALSEEHEASLTYQNKVKELRAELNSERSKSSGTIKQLEESLNAKTTEAQTLHTRMQHILETHAAEKQGFARQIEQLQAKVNEDAAIIHKMQEDQGQTQGHLQQEIIAQRKQLDMQFAQMRDNENALKAQLAQKHVEIEQLQNVNMSVTQELQATCESSTAEIEILRQQLGMMQDQCMHVEGQLQNLRDAEIRIQDMARQLEESHRANADLDHRLKNIHRHEQELQKQVHSLQNELKIVKAEAGDATALNGELNKVQTELNKLKSDLSVSQNEAKTEAIEVTNLKNLLGDKEEEIKKLQLEAQKTGAVVKNLESALNDARNELSKARTELAKALEDLKQEKNRVKNLTDELKNVKSLENNQEASGDIKLLKAEIEQLQNGDKKSSAIHLEIIKLQEENERLKHLQQNQDDNSQIDALKNELKIKQGEFNQLKAQVEALQRDANNHSSTAKRLQEDLEAQRLKNNELRTKNWKVMEALSAAESRVKSDPRKSSDDSFEMVRTKEQEITKSLLQRIFPEINVSEKSFDKWLETFEERVQVVLQDNKNTLETQDINSDLEKQNKTLQGLVAHYKQIIIDTEGMLNNLQNNVESEESRWKADLRQKENEVISLRLELQEINNKTTLNDKIHEQRETCHHSDGVEFAFSCIEKSLPNITKELQEKISQLESRLKGEEAQKEKANLVTVKTTYTSPIQKANFAKVEQLQEENQRLSQDLETERAKNETLDGELSKLRTLVEKSEAILSQEKISVSKLEEEVCRLKNEAIGACSSVDQSSTVNGPPSSDCNKPEQMRATQSLLAAIEKNLFGNPESENCSITSSKLVVESQQDNNRDSFTSELNSDNCHTAAYDVQPINDQQHKKHKKKRKSTKKATSKRRRFAGWFRKKVTSRIKLR, from the exons ATGGATTCACAAACGATACTGATCTATGCTGGTGTGGTGGTTGTTTCTGCGGCTGTTATTTTGCTGGTATCAATTTTtggtattaaagaaaaatcttaCGAAGAAGCTATCGCCGAACAACGTAAATTTCCTGATGACTTACTACTAG GTAAAAAAGACAAGGGTAAAGATAAAAAGCATAAAAGTAAAACGGGTAAAAAAGTTAAAGAGAAGAAAGATGAAAAAGATGATAAGTCGGATGATAAATCGGAGCATGTTCAGTTTGAAGAAAATCCTCAAATTTTACCAACTGAAATTAATGTTCAT GATGTTAGCAAGGGGAATAAGAAGAAGAGCAAGCCTGAAAAGGTAAAGCCAATCCTTGTAAATAAGGATGAGTCACCGGTTGTTGTGACTGAGTCAATAGCTTCGCAGCCTCCCTTGGTAAATGTCAATCATTTTGATGTCATTCACCCAAAGGACGACCTTGAATTAATTCGGAGTCAAAGT AAGGAAAATCTCCAGCAAGCGATTCAGTCAGAATCGATGACAGGAAAATCATCCCCAAAAGAAACACCGACTAAATCTAAGAAGAATGTTGTCAAGGAGCCCGTTAAAAAAAAGGACGAATCTAAAGACGAAAAACAAGAATTGACTCCGGCCATGCAGCAGGCAACTAAAGCTTTAGTGGTGCTTTCAGCAACTGCCCACATTGCAAAAGAATCTAAAGAAACTCCACAAAAAGAAATTCAACAACAGCAACTGCAAATGCAACCAAAAGATACAATTTCAGTTCAGCAGTCTAATAAAGaggctaataaaaaaaataaaaagaaaaatgacaTCCTGGCTCAAATAG GCGGCGATAAAGATGGAATTCATGTGTCTTTATTGATGCCGTTGGTACAAAAAGCCGAATTGAGTCGCTCTGAAATCCAAATTCTCATTGATTTGCTGTTAAACAAGCAATTGGACAATCCACAAGAGGTTGCTGAGTGGACTGAGGGCCGTGCTGATccggtaataaaattaaagaaacaaCTGAGTGAAAAAGAAAAAGCTCTGTCTGAAGAACATGAAGCCAGCCTGACTTACCAGAATAAAGTTAAAGAACTGAGGGCTGAATTAAACTCCGAAAGGTCCAAGTCCTCTGGTACCATTAAGCAACTTGAAGAGAGCCTCAATGCCAAAACAACCGAGGCACAAACACTCCACACTCGCATGCAACACATACTTGAAACTCACGCCGCGGAAAAACAGGGTTTCGCCCGTCAAATAGAACAACTACAAGCTAAGGTCAATGAAGACGCCgctattattcataaaatgcAGGAAGATCAAGGCCAGACACAAGGACATCTTCAGCAGGAAATAATAGCTCAGCGTAAACAGCTAGACATGCAGTTTGCTCAAATGCGTGACAATGAGAATGCCTTGAAGGCACAGCTGGCCCAGAAACACGTTGAGATTGAGCAATTGCAGAATGTAAACATGAGTGTTACTCAAGAGCTCCAGGCGACCTGTGAGAGTAGCACAGCTGAGATTGAAATTCTTAGACAACAGCTTGGTATGATGCAGGATCAGTGTATGCACGTGGAAGGACAATTACAGAATTTGCGTGATGCTGAAATACGTATTCAAGATATGGCACGGCAACTCGAGGAATCACATCGCGCCAATGCTGATCTTGATCATCGGCTGAAAAATATTCATCGTCATGAGCAAGAGTTGCAGAAGCAGGTTCACTCACTCCAGAATGAATTGAAAATTGTCAAAGCTGAGGCTGGCGACGCTACTGCTTTAAATGGAGAGTTAAACAAAGTTCAAACGGAATTGAATAAACTTAAGTCTGATTTATCTGTGTCCCAAAATGAAGCCAAAACAGAAGCTATAGAAGTaactaatttgaaaaatttattgggtgataaagaggaggaaattaaaaaacttcaacTAGAAGCACAAAAAACTGGCGCCGTTGTTAAGAATTTAGAATCGGCTTTGAATGATGCTAGAAACGAATTGAGTAAAGCCCGTACTGAGCTGGCTAAAGCCCTCGAAGATTTGAAACAGGAAAAGAACAGAGTTAAGAATCTTACCgatgaattgaaaaatgttaaatcacTGGAGAACAACCAAGAAGCCAGTggtgatattaaattattgaaagcCGAAATAGAACAACTGCAGAATGGTGACAAAAAATCAAGCGCCATTCatcttgaaataattaaactgCAGGAAGAAAATGAGCGACTTAAACATTTACAGCAGAATCAAGATGATAATAGCCAGATTGACGCTTTAAAGAATGAGTTGAAGATTAAACAGGGTGaatttaatcaacttaaaGCTCAAGTCGAGGCTCTGCAACGCGACGCTAATAATCACTCGAGTACAGCTAAGCGATTGCAAGAAGACTTGGAGGCCCAGCGATTAAAGAACAAC GAATTACGCACTAAGAACTGGAAAGTGATGGAAGCTCTTTCAGCCGCCGAGTCGCGTGTTAAATCTGATCCCAGGAAATCCAGTGAC GACAGCTTTGAGATGGTGAGAACTAAAGAACAGGAAATAACAAAATCACTGCTCCAAAGGATATTCCCCGAGATAAACGTTTCAGAAAAATCTTTTGATAAATGGCTGGAGACTTTCGAGGAACGTGTACAAGTTGTTTTACAAGATAACAAAAATACTCTTGAGACACAAGATATTAATTCTGATttagaaaaacaaaataaaactctACAGGGCTTGGTTGCTCattacaaacaaattattatcgATACa GAGGGAATGCTTAATAATCTTCAAAATAATGTAGAGTCTGAAGAATCAAGATGGAAAGCAGACTTACGACAAAAAGAAAACGAAGTTATTAGTCTAAGATTAGAAttacaagaaattaataataaaacaacacTTAACGATAAG ATTCACGAACAAAGGGAAACGTGTCATCACAGTGATGGAGTTGAATTTGCATTTAGTTGCATAGAAAAATCTCTACCTAACATCACTAAAGAG cttcaagaaaaaatttcacagttAGAATCAAGATTGAAGGGAGAGGAagcacagaaagaaaaagcCAATTTAGTAACAGTAAAAACAACTTACACGTCACCTATTCAAAAAGCTAATTTTGCCAAAGTTGAACAACTACAagag gaaaatCAGAGATTATCGCAAGATTTAGAGACTGAACGTGCAAAGAATGAAACTTTAGACGGTGAATTGAGTAAATTGCGGACGCTGGTTGAAAAAAGCGAAGCTATTCTAAGCCAAGAGAAAATCTCGGTCTCAAAACTAGAGGAAGAAGTCTGTCGATTGaag aatGAAGCTATCGGTGCTTGCAGTAGTGTGGATCAGTCTTCAACAGTGAACGGGCCTCCGTCGTCCGACTGCAATAAGCCGGAG CAGATGAGAGCGACCCAGTCTTTGTTAGCTGCGATAGAAAAAAACCTTTTCGGAAACCCGGAATCTGAAAACTGTTCCATAACCAGCTCCAAATTGGTTGTTGAGTCACAACAAGATAACAACCGTGACTCGTTTACCTCCGAATTAAATTCCGATAATTGTCATACGGCTGCTTATGACGTACAACCTATTAACGATCAACAACATAAAAAACACAAGAAAAAGAGGAAG TCCACAAAGAAAGCCACTTCAAAGCGGCGCAGATTCGCAG ggtGGTTCAGGAAAAAAGTAACATCTAGAATTAAACTGCGCTAG